In one Chryseobacterium camelliae genomic region, the following are encoded:
- a CDS encoding carboxylesterase family protein, with product MTSQQNFGTHTFHTSFGKILALKENGVIKAKSIRYAKSERYQKPVPVEYSSSESIFSEKTPVCPQKISPLLERLIGKTEVEKFYADESPQFLTITRPEIFNENEKLPVVVWIHGGSYEVGCGDLPTSDPSVWVKEQNIIVVAVSYRLGLLGFLGGDEKRPPNLGLFDMIEALKWIKNNMGSFGGDPENITVFGQSSGGDAIAHLMISEGVENLFQRAIIQSAPLGFRNKRSRMSREFFQKTEFLKNEADPLKMTEGYSEFLPSLMKYGLKTSMPFCTQYGYSPLCSEEESLSKWKENAKKYDVLIGLNNDETAFYVKTAEEGLYTYLHEKILDVIVRKTTESIYEKPANIFARNYAQGGGNIYQFKIHSKLKNNYIGASHCIDLPLIFENETAWKTSQLLKDLPWEYIQENGKKLRSLWAEFARTGKISDDSERPEILEIRKI from the coding sequence ATGACATCACAACAAAACTTTGGAACCCATACTTTTCATACCTCTTTTGGAAAAATTCTGGCTTTAAAAGAAAACGGAGTTATTAAAGCCAAGAGCATCCGTTATGCAAAATCAGAAAGATATCAAAAACCTGTTCCTGTAGAATATTCATCATCAGAGAGTATTTTTTCTGAGAAAACGCCTGTTTGCCCGCAGAAGATAAGTCCGTTGCTGGAAAGATTGATAGGAAAAACTGAGGTTGAAAAATTTTATGCCGATGAATCTCCTCAATTTTTAACCATTACCCGTCCTGAGATTTTTAATGAAAATGAAAAGTTACCTGTTGTGGTCTGGATTCATGGCGGTTCTTATGAAGTCGGATGCGGAGACCTTCCCACTTCAGATCCTTCGGTCTGGGTGAAAGAGCAGAATATTATTGTAGTCGCAGTATCTTATCGTTTGGGACTGTTGGGATTTTTGGGAGGTGATGAAAAAAGACCTCCGAATTTGGGACTTTTTGATATGATCGAAGCTTTAAAATGGATCAAAAATAATATGGGAAGCTTTGGTGGAGATCCTGAAAATATTACAGTTTTCGGGCAGTCTTCCGGAGGCGATGCAATCGCTCATTTAATGATTTCTGAAGGAGTTGAAAACTTGTTTCAAAGAGCAATTATTCAGAGTGCCCCATTGGGTTTTCGTAATAAAAGAAGCAGAATGTCTCGTGAATTCTTTCAGAAAACAGAATTCTTAAAAAATGAAGCTGATCCTTTAAAAATGACAGAAGGGTATTCTGAGTTTTTACCGTCATTGATGAAATATGGTTTGAAAACATCCATGCCTTTTTGTACACAATATGGCTATTCTCCATTATGCAGCGAAGAAGAAAGCCTTTCAAAATGGAAAGAAAATGCAAAGAAATATGATGTATTGATTGGTTTAAATAATGATGAGACAGCTTTCTATGTAAAGACCGCTGAAGAAGGACTGTATACTTATCTGCACGAAAAAATCCTTGATGTGATCGTTCGGAAAACCACAGAATCCATCTATGAAAAACCGGCGAATATTTTTGCCAGAAACTATGCGCAAGGCGGCGGAAATATTTACCAGTTTAAGATTCACTCCAAATTAAAAAATAATTATATCGGAGCTTCTCATTGCATTGATCTTCCCCTGATTTTTGAAAATGAAACGGCATGGAAAACTTCGCAGCTCTTAAAAGATTTACCTTGGGAATATATTCAGGAAAACGGTAAAAAACTTCGTTCATTGTGGGCTGAGTTCGCCAGAACCGGAAAAATTTCTGATGATTCTGAAAGGCCTGAAATTCTCGAAATCAGAAAAATTTAG